Proteins from one Pseudoalteromonas rubra genomic window:
- the cdd gene encoding cytidine deaminase has translation MADTDNKLIPSVLEACKTANGVLNSELQTHIQALLGCNKTQLGQALLPYAASFAQAPISSFLVGAVAYDKHSDHYFLGANLEFSHRALSLVVHAEQAAINNAWLNGAREITSLDITAAPCGYCRQFMNELSNAKELKITLPTGETTLSQLLPGDFGPTDLGNLESLFDSAPIAIDKVDELSDKLVSHLSQVYAPYTKNIAAAELVMKNGKRFYGRYVENAAYSPSLSPMQSALSQLAMSGEILAEAKLERATLVETNGRENQRAVTEAVISSFNETLKLHYYLIESKQA, from the coding sequence ATGGCAGATACTGACAACAAGCTAATTCCTTCCGTACTGGAAGCGTGTAAAACCGCCAACGGCGTACTAAATTCCGAACTCCAAACTCATATTCAGGCCTTATTGGGTTGTAATAAAACTCAGCTAGGGCAGGCGTTGTTGCCCTACGCAGCAAGCTTTGCTCAGGCCCCCATCTCTTCTTTTCTGGTCGGTGCCGTGGCATACGACAAACACAGCGATCATTATTTCCTGGGTGCTAACCTGGAGTTTTCACACCGGGCGCTGTCTTTAGTGGTACATGCTGAGCAAGCTGCTATCAACAATGCGTGGCTAAATGGTGCTAGGGAAATTACCAGCCTGGATATCACAGCAGCCCCTTGTGGCTACTGCCGTCAGTTTATGAATGAACTAAGTAATGCAAAAGAGCTGAAAATCACCTTGCCGACGGGGGAGACGACGCTATCGCAACTGCTGCCGGGAGACTTTGGGCCCACAGATTTAGGCAATCTGGAATCACTATTTGACAGTGCTCCGATTGCTATCGATAAGGTGGATGAGCTATCTGATAAGCTGGTTAGCCACCTTAGCCAAGTTTATGCACCATACACTAAAAACATAGCTGCGGCTGAGTTAGTGATGAAAAACGGTAAGCGTTTTTATGGTCGTTATGTCGAAAATGCAGCATACAGCCCAAGTTTATCACCGATGCAAAGTGCACTGAGCCAGTTGGCTATGAGCGGTGAAATACTAGCTGAGGCTAAGCTGGAGCGGGCGACTTTGGTAGAAACAAATGGAAGAGAAAACCAGCGTGCGGTGACAGAAGCTGTTATAAGTAGCTTTAACGAGACGCTAAAGCTACATTATTATCTGATAGAGTCCAAGCAGGCTTAA
- a CDS encoding SLC13 family permease: MDNLKKSKLWTDRLCLLLGPAFMLLTCLTAAPEGMSVEAWRTAGLALWLGIWWVSEVVPIPATSLVPLLVVPLAGINDIKSASSLYAHPLIFLFLGGFLISIAMERWQLHKRIALHTMLRSGNNPKTQILAMMLVSGFLSMWINNTATTLMMLPIALSVIHVLKDNQSQDNNYGIALLLAIAYSASLGGVGTIIGTAPNALMVAYLWENYQIKIGFAQWMVMAVPFTFGMILLCWVWLTRFAFKVQKTNNDTDLTQIFTKQLGELGRMSLAEKNVLLVFVFAAVSWISRPYLASWTGLDITDTGIAMAAALLLFVLPAKGGSDTRLMDWQAAQQVPWGILLLFGGGLTLASQIKGSGLAEYIANMLAGASAIPLVLGVLAVAALITFLTELTSNTATAAGFLPLLGPVAEQIAGTPLIWVIPAAMAASCAFMMPVATPPNAIVFGSGEIKIRDMIKAGFVMNLFAIVVITTLTMTVGSYMFGY, encoded by the coding sequence ATGGATAATTTGAAAAAGTCAAAACTCTGGACCGACAGGCTGTGCCTGCTGCTCGGTCCAGCATTTATGCTACTAACGTGTTTGACAGCGGCCCCGGAAGGGATGAGTGTTGAAGCATGGCGTACTGCCGGACTTGCGTTATGGCTGGGGATCTGGTGGGTGAGTGAGGTTGTGCCCATACCTGCAACTTCCCTTGTGCCTTTGCTTGTGGTGCCTCTGGCGGGGATAAACGATATTAAATCTGCTTCGAGTTTATATGCACATCCGTTGATCTTTTTGTTTTTGGGCGGTTTTTTGATCTCTATTGCCATGGAAAGGTGGCAGCTACACAAACGTATCGCCTTGCATACCATGCTACGCAGCGGTAACAACCCTAAGACACAGATCCTGGCAATGATGCTGGTCAGTGGGTTTTTATCTATGTGGATCAACAATACTGCGACCACTTTAATGATGCTGCCAATTGCTTTGTCAGTGATCCATGTACTCAAGGATAATCAATCTCAGGATAATAATTATGGTATTGCCCTGTTGCTGGCGATTGCTTATAGCGCGAGCTTGGGGGGCGTCGGGACTATTATTGGCACTGCCCCTAACGCGTTAATGGTCGCATACCTGTGGGAAAACTATCAGATCAAAATTGGTTTTGCGCAATGGATGGTGATGGCTGTCCCATTCACATTTGGCATGATTTTGCTGTGCTGGGTGTGGTTGACGCGCTTCGCATTTAAAGTGCAAAAAACCAACAATGACACAGATTTGACGCAAATTTTTACTAAGCAATTGGGTGAATTGGGTCGCATGAGTCTGGCCGAAAAAAATGTGCTGCTTGTTTTTGTTTTTGCTGCAGTTAGCTGGATCAGCCGTCCATACCTTGCGAGCTGGACAGGTCTGGATATCACAGACACGGGAATTGCGATGGCGGCTGCACTGCTGTTGTTTGTACTGCCAGCAAAAGGTGGCAGTGATACACGCTTAATGGATTGGCAAGCTGCGCAGCAAGTGCCCTGGGGGATCTTGTTGCTGTTTGGTGGGGGGTTAACGCTGGCGTCTCAAATTAAAGGGTCAGGGCTGGCTGAGTATATTGCCAACATGCTGGCTGGCGCCAGTGCGATACCTTTGGTACTGGGTGTATTGGCTGTTGCTGCGCTCATAACCTTTTTAACGGAGCTGACCAGTAACACGGCAACTGCTGCGGGTTTTTTACCTTTGCTTGGTCCCGTTGCTGAGCAAATTGCCGGTACACCCCTCATTTGGGTCATACCTGCTGCTATGGCAGCAAGTTGCGCCTTTATGATGCCAGTGGCAACACCGCCCAACGCCATTGTGTTTGGTTCTGGAGAGATTAAAATCCGAGATATGATCAAGGCGGGCTTTGTGATGAACCTGTTTGCTATTGTGGTGATAACGACGCTGACTATGACAGTCGGTAGTTACATGTTTGGTTATTAG
- a CDS encoding M28 family metallopeptidase: MTAQRPVRVLSFLVAANFTLFSGGAAFAGVPSEPEKTWITIDTMAGQHYQLQNLLTGKHVSAQVSTIPGVSIAQLDEIEHGELSHFMHENYHRCGGFVAHASKADAEVYLSQLSLAHTSQPLQTYTIDNPAMVNAMIGEVSTTSLDSTVAELTAFHNRYYTQQSGVDAAQWIKQNWQLITQSRSDISVDFYNHSWSQSSVVVTINGAENASEIVVIGGHLDSINQSSPAAGRAPGADDNASGIAVLTEALKALVAADYKPQRTIQIMGFAAEEVGLRGSKAIAQDYKSQGKNVVGMVQFDMTGNNGSTQDITMITDYTNSGQNQFLSQLLDAYLPNLSYGYDQCGYGCSDHASWYQQGFAASMPFESRMSEINRKIHTSNDTSFDATHASKFAKLAVAYLAELGKNAGSIPPPDPGKLQNGVPKTGISGIAKSQHDFSLVVPAGSSNLTFKTSGGTGDADLYVKYGSKPTLQSYDCKSTTSSSNETCTIGNVSEGTYYVMVEAWNEIQNVSLVGEYQPGGTTPVPINRTESNLSVAQGGWVNFSQSLGSGYQSLAVTLSGGVGDGDLYVKYGSAVGDNSYDCRPYKSGNAETCTFNAPDAGNWFIGIKGYQSASGMTLSISAQ, translated from the coding sequence ATGACTGCTCAACGACCCGTTCGTGTGCTGAGCTTTTTAGTGGCCGCGAACTTTACACTTTTCTCCGGCGGTGCAGCGTTTGCTGGTGTACCATCGGAGCCCGAAAAAACCTGGATCACGATTGATACCATGGCGGGACAACATTATCAGTTACAAAACCTGCTGACAGGTAAACATGTTAGCGCGCAGGTGAGCACGATCCCTGGTGTCAGCATAGCGCAGCTCGATGAAATCGAGCATGGTGAACTCAGTCATTTTATGCATGAAAACTACCACCGTTGTGGTGGGTTTGTTGCTCATGCATCGAAAGCTGATGCTGAGGTGTATCTGTCACAACTGAGTCTGGCGCATACCAGCCAACCATTACAGACGTACACCATAGATAATCCTGCTATGGTCAACGCTATGATAGGGGAGGTGAGTACGACGAGCCTGGATAGCACGGTGGCAGAACTGACTGCGTTCCATAACCGTTATTACACACAGCAAAGTGGCGTGGATGCGGCTCAGTGGATTAAACAAAACTGGCAATTAATCACACAGTCTCGCAGTGATATCAGCGTAGACTTTTATAACCATAGCTGGTCTCAATCATCGGTTGTTGTGACGATCAACGGAGCTGAGAATGCCAGTGAAATCGTCGTCATTGGTGGACACCTTGACTCCATCAACCAGTCTAGCCCTGCTGCTGGCAGAGCGCCAGGTGCAGACGATAATGCATCCGGAATTGCTGTGTTAACTGAAGCGCTAAAAGCCCTGGTTGCGGCGGATTATAAACCTCAACGGACGATTCAGATAATGGGCTTCGCGGCTGAAGAAGTCGGCCTGAGAGGCTCTAAAGCCATTGCGCAAGATTACAAGTCTCAGGGCAAAAATGTGGTCGGCATGGTGCAATTTGACATGACCGGAAATAATGGTAGCACGCAGGACATCACTATGATTACGGACTACACCAACAGTGGTCAGAATCAATTTTTGTCGCAGCTGCTTGACGCCTATTTACCCAACTTAAGTTATGGCTATGATCAGTGTGGTTATGGTTGTTCAGATCATGCTTCCTGGTATCAACAGGGGTTTGCAGCATCTATGCCGTTCGAATCTCGGATGTCTGAGATAAACAGAAAGATACACACCAGCAATGACACCTCGTTTGACGCTACGCATGCCAGTAAATTTGCCAAACTGGCGGTCGCGTATCTGGCTGAATTGGGTAAAAATGCCGGCTCTATTCCACCGCCTGATCCTGGTAAATTACAAAATGGTGTGCCAAAAACGGGGATAAGCGGTATAGCCAAGTCTCAGCATGATTTTTCTCTGGTTGTACCTGCGGGTAGCAGCAACCTAACCTTTAAAACCTCAGGTGGCACCGGAGATGCGGATTTGTATGTTAAGTATGGTTCTAAGCCAACACTGCAAAGCTATGACTGTAAAAGCACTACGTCGAGCAGCAATGAAACTTGCACTATAGGTAACGTTAGCGAAGGGACCTATTATGTCATGGTGGAGGCCTGGAATGAGATTCAGAATGTCTCTTTGGTAGGCGAGTACCAACCAGGTGGGACCACGCCAGTGCCCATCAATCGTACCGAATCTAACCTGTCTGTAGCGCAAGGCGGCTGGGTTAACTTTTCTCAATCTCTGGGGAGCGGATATCAGTCTTTGGCCGTGACACTGTCGGGTGGCGTGGGGGATGGTGACCTGTATGTTAAATATGGTTCTGCGGTTGGGGACAACAGCTATGATTGCCGTCCATATAAAAGCGGCAACGCAGAAACCTGTACTTTCAATGCTCCGGACGCAGGTAACTGGTTTATTGGTATAAAAGGTTACCAAAGTGCCAGTGGGATGACGTTGTCCATATCGGCACAATAG
- a CDS encoding DUF2189 domain-containing protein, with protein sequence MPATQSIDKHTEFARCFESNKLSPFVAFHWLALAFKDIARAPLLSLIYGLVFTTIPAAIMWLAFEVDSHLVILPAAVAFALIGPAFAAGLYDVAWELEKGHKPTLGHSLKSMFRNPAGEWGFAILLMVIMIVWMRLAALIHALYPNVPNPNFEQLSAFLGLGTLVGGILVVAVFAISAFTPQIMMERRVDIMTAVVSSIHAVRSNAAAMVVWGATIGVLVIVGFLTGTAGFIVIMPLLAYASWHGYIATIKTKKPRKYE encoded by the coding sequence ATGCCTGCAACACAATCGATAGACAAGCACACCGAGTTTGCCCGCTGTTTTGAAAGCAACAAGTTAAGCCCTTTTGTGGCTTTTCATTGGCTCGCATTGGCGTTTAAAGACATCGCCAGAGCACCTTTACTCAGTCTGATATATGGACTGGTTTTCACAACAATACCTGCTGCAATTATGTGGCTGGCATTTGAAGTTGATTCACACCTTGTAATCTTACCTGCTGCCGTCGCATTTGCATTGATTGGACCCGCATTTGCCGCTGGCCTTTACGATGTAGCCTGGGAGCTGGAAAAAGGCCACAAGCCTACGCTTGGTCACAGCCTCAAATCTATGTTCAGAAATCCTGCAGGAGAATGGGGGTTCGCCATTTTACTGATGGTAATAATGATTGTCTGGATGCGTCTTGCTGCGCTCATTCATGCGCTCTATCCCAATGTGCCAAACCCCAACTTTGAGCAATTATCAGCATTCCTTGGGTTAGGGACCCTGGTAGGGGGCATTCTGGTTGTGGCTGTGTTTGCGATATCTGCGTTCACGCCACAGATAATGATGGAGCGTCGTGTCGACATTATGACTGCGGTGGTTTCGTCAATTCACGCAGTGAGATCCAATGCTGCGGCGATGGTTGTATGGGGCGCGACAATTGGTGTTTTGGTTATCGTAGGCTTCTTAACAGGAACGGCTGGGTTTATCGTGATAATGCCGCTGCTTGCTTACGCAAGTTGGCATGGTTACATTGCTACGATTAAAACTAAAAAACCCAGAAAATACGAATAA
- the udp gene encoding uridine phosphorylase — MEKVFHLGLSKADLNGATLAIVPGDPKRSERIASQLDNPKCLAQTREFHVYLGDIKGQSIVICSTGIGGPSTSIAIEELAQLGVNTFLRIGTTGAIQPHINEGDILVSTASVRLDGASQHFAPLAYPAVSDFHCTAAMVEACEHIGVTYHTGITASSDTFYPGQERYDTFSGYVPKAFQGSCEEWQKLNVMNYEMESATLFTMCAALGLKAACVAGVLVNRTRQEIPNVDHQMVEKNAVSVVIKAAELVLEKAKQA; from the coding sequence ATGGAAAAGGTATTTCACCTGGGTCTTTCGAAAGCAGATCTCAACGGTGCAACACTGGCTATCGTACCTGGCGACCCTAAACGTTCAGAGCGTATTGCTTCGCAACTCGACAACCCTAAATGTCTGGCTCAAACCCGAGAATTTCATGTGTATCTTGGCGATATCAAAGGCCAATCCATCGTGATTTGCTCAACTGGTATTGGTGGCCCCTCAACTTCGATTGCTATTGAAGAGCTGGCTCAACTGGGTGTAAATACCTTCCTTCGTATTGGCACCACTGGCGCTATCCAGCCACATATTAACGAAGGTGATATTCTGGTAAGCACAGCTTCTGTCCGCCTTGATGGTGCCAGCCAGCACTTCGCACCTCTTGCCTACCCGGCTGTTTCTGACTTCCACTGTACCGCAGCCATGGTCGAAGCGTGTGAACACATAGGCGTCACCTATCACACGGGCATTACCGCTTCGAGTGACACTTTCTATCCGGGTCAGGAACGATATGACACCTTCTCGGGATATGTACCAAAAGCATTTCAGGGCTCGTGCGAAGAATGGCAAAAGCTCAATGTTATGAACTATGAAATGGAATCCGCAACCCTGTTTACTATGTGTGCTGCGCTGGGATTAAAAGCGGCCTGTGTCGCAGGTGTATTGGTTAACCGTACCCGTCAGGAGATCCCGAACGTGGATCATCAGATGGTCGAAAAAAATGCGGTCTCCGTCGTCATCAAAGCCGCTGAACTGGTACTGGAAAAAGCAAAGCAGGCTTAA
- a CDS encoding arginase family protein — protein sequence MSDSKAKFHQKIENCLCPPGDGVFTVNTAKERKAALREKLYGQTENIEPLWKASLNALGESEHKAAILGISSDCGGGILRGANWGPLFLRSTLLTQQPQVSAFDLGDVRVIPHLLHDKYLNEGTISNCQKALYQDENSDYHVSPLSITEDVCDGFYANYPDKGIFGIGGDHSISYPLTKAYLKAKRDQGKRTAIIHFDAHTDLLVERLGIDLCFGSWCTHILEFLPAPHHLIQFGIRSSGKSKQHWESTFGVKQHWANEIREQGAEAIVEQVINQLKEDKVDELYVSFDIDALDEQFAAATGTPESGGMTPDEAMTILTALSKEFPITGADMMEIAPFTDSSLAGLSSSETTLREGAKLSAFLIDAINKG from the coding sequence ATGAGTGATAGCAAAGCAAAGTTTCATCAGAAAATAGAAAACTGTCTGTGTCCGCCCGGGGATGGCGTGTTTACCGTTAACACGGCGAAAGAAAGAAAGGCGGCGTTGCGAGAAAAACTCTACGGGCAGACAGAAAACATTGAACCTCTATGGAAAGCGTCATTAAATGCACTGGGTGAAAGTGAGCACAAAGCCGCCATTTTGGGGATCAGCTCCGACTGTGGTGGTGGTATTTTGAGAGGGGCGAACTGGGGTCCATTGTTCCTTCGTTCGACATTGCTAACACAGCAGCCACAAGTGAGTGCGTTTGATTTAGGTGACGTGCGTGTAATCCCTCATCTTCTGCATGACAAGTATCTGAATGAAGGGACAATCAGCAACTGTCAAAAGGCACTCTATCAGGACGAAAATAGCGATTACCATGTATCTCCTTTGTCTATTACAGAGGACGTTTGTGATGGTTTTTACGCGAATTATCCAGATAAAGGCATTTTTGGTATCGGCGGCGACCACTCAATCAGCTATCCTCTTACCAAAGCCTACCTTAAGGCGAAACGTGATCAGGGTAAACGTACTGCAATAATCCACTTCGATGCACACACCGACCTTCTGGTGGAGCGATTGGGTATCGATCTTTGCTTTGGCTCATGGTGTACTCATATATTGGAGTTTTTGCCAGCTCCGCACCATTTGATCCAGTTCGGGATCCGCTCAAGCGGCAAGAGCAAGCAACATTGGGAGTCAACATTCGGTGTTAAACAGCACTGGGCAAACGAGATCCGCGAGCAAGGCGCTGAGGCCATTGTAGAGCAGGTGATTAATCAGCTGAAGGAAGACAAGGTTGACGAGCTGTACGTGAGTTTTGACATTGATGCTTTGGATGAGCAGTTTGCTGCGGCAACGGGTACACCAGAATCAGGCGGTATGACGCCAGATGAAGCAATGACAATACTGACGGCTCTAAGCAAAGAGTTTCCTATCACGGGTGCTGATATGATGGAGATTGCCCCATTTACTGATAGCTCGCTGGCAGGTTTATCTAGCTCAGAAACGACGCTGCGTGAAGGCGCTAAGTTATCAGCATTCCTGATTGACGCAATCAATAAAGGCTAA
- the ppc gene encoding phosphoenolpyruvate carboxylase: MQQQYTELKRNVSLLGELLGTTIAHSQGAEVLEKVELIRHLAKSSRGGDAQARETLIETLQSLPDEELLPVCRAFSHFLNLANVAEQQHTISDSGCPQGPFETLQTTLSEITRKVNQGETEQHRVAEVIENLSIELVLTAHPTEVTRRTLISKHVELSDCLSELAACQDSSLCRNEVIARIEQLICQAWHTNEIRNKRPTPLEEAKWGFAVIENSLWDAVPKFTRTLTQLAEGQLGITLPEDYAPISLASWMGGDRDGNPNVTAQVTQSVLDHGRWMALDLYYRDLDVLSSELSMAPANEELKSLTGDHPEPYRALLKQLKADINETILSLEHKIKQKPSSYQDKIRCTEQLMTPLNICYRSLTECGMEVVANGMLLDVVHRLRCFGVQLCKLDVRQDSGRHCDVLSEVTRYLGVGDYGQWSEQDKQAFLLSELSSRRPLLPKHWQPSEEVQEVLDTFAVIANQDRAALGIYIISMAKEASDVLAVELLLKESGCQFKLPVAPLFETLDDLNNAQKVMQQLFDSSWYKGHVGQQQYVMIGYSDSAKDAGMMAAGWAQYLAMEQLIEVGEQYQVEMHLFHGRGGTIGRGGAPAAQALRSQPPGSLSHGLRVTEQGEMIRFKFGLTPVAIQSLSLYASAIIENNLYPPPQPKSDWRDAMALLSEQSCNQYRDFVRGNADFVSYFRAATPEIELAKLPLGSRPAKRKPQGGIESLRAIPWIFAWSQNRLMLPAWLGALAGIQSVVKAHSEALLGEMSEQWPFFRTRLEMLEMVFCKTDLWLSEYYDERLVPAQLRPLGESLRKELKEATLFIEKYAPKGSLLSAQPWIRESIELRNPYTDPLNVLQVELLKRTRDKDNQDLDSALMITMMGIAAGLRNTG, translated from the coding sequence ATGCAACAGCAATACACAGAATTGAAAAGAAACGTGAGTCTGCTTGGCGAGCTACTAGGCACCACAATCGCCCATTCCCAGGGTGCGGAGGTACTCGAAAAAGTTGAGTTGATCCGGCACCTGGCTAAATCATCACGCGGTGGTGATGCCCAGGCGAGAGAAACGTTAATTGAAACCCTGCAGTCCTTGCCTGACGAAGAGCTACTGCCAGTATGTCGGGCGTTTAGTCATTTTCTTAATCTGGCAAACGTTGCAGAGCAGCAACACACTATTTCTGATTCAGGATGCCCACAAGGTCCATTTGAGACGCTGCAAACCACCTTGTCTGAGATTACCAGAAAAGTAAATCAGGGTGAGACAGAGCAGCACAGAGTTGCCGAGGTAATTGAAAACCTATCTATTGAACTGGTACTAACGGCACACCCAACGGAAGTAACTCGTCGTACTTTGATCAGCAAGCATGTTGAGCTGAGCGATTGTTTGTCTGAGCTGGCTGCGTGCCAGGATAGCAGTTTGTGTCGAAATGAGGTCATCGCGCGGATCGAACAGCTGATCTGCCAGGCATGGCATACCAATGAAATCAGAAACAAGCGCCCAACCCCTCTTGAAGAAGCCAAGTGGGGCTTTGCGGTCATTGAAAACAGTCTGTGGGATGCAGTGCCAAAATTTACCCGCACGCTCACGCAGCTTGCTGAAGGTCAACTTGGTATTACGCTCCCGGAAGACTATGCACCGATTAGTCTGGCTTCCTGGATGGGAGGAGACAGAGATGGTAATCCTAATGTGACTGCGCAAGTTACTCAGAGCGTGCTTGACCACGGGCGCTGGATGGCGCTGGATTTGTATTATCGTGATTTGGATGTGCTGAGCTCTGAGCTGTCAATGGCACCGGCGAATGAGGAATTGAAAAGCCTGACAGGGGATCACCCGGAGCCCTATCGCGCGCTGCTCAAACAGCTCAAAGCTGATATTAATGAGACGATATTGTCTCTGGAGCACAAGATCAAACAGAAACCCAGCTCGTATCAGGACAAGATCCGCTGCACAGAACAACTGATGACACCGCTAAATATCTGTTATCGCTCACTGACCGAGTGCGGAATGGAAGTGGTGGCAAATGGTATGCTGCTAGATGTCGTGCACAGACTAAGATGTTTTGGCGTACAGCTGTGTAAACTGGATGTTCGTCAGGATTCAGGCAGACATTGTGATGTGCTGTCAGAGGTCACGCGCTATTTGGGAGTAGGTGATTACGGGCAATGGTCAGAGCAGGACAAACAGGCATTTTTGTTGTCTGAATTATCGTCTCGGCGCCCTTTATTGCCTAAGCACTGGCAACCCAGTGAGGAAGTACAAGAGGTCCTTGATACTTTTGCTGTTATAGCAAACCAGGATAGAGCAGCTCTGGGGATCTATATTATCTCAATGGCCAAGGAGGCATCAGATGTATTGGCTGTTGAACTGTTACTTAAGGAAAGTGGTTGTCAGTTTAAGTTACCTGTAGCACCACTATTTGAAACATTGGATGATTTGAATAATGCGCAGAAGGTGATGCAGCAGTTATTCGACTCCAGCTGGTATAAAGGACACGTGGGTCAGCAGCAGTATGTCATGATTGGATATTCCGATTCTGCCAAAGACGCAGGCATGATGGCAGCAGGCTGGGCACAGTATCTTGCAATGGAGCAGCTTATTGAAGTAGGTGAGCAATACCAGGTTGAAATGCATCTGTTCCATGGTCGAGGTGGTACTATAGGTAGGGGTGGGGCACCAGCTGCACAGGCATTGCGTTCTCAGCCCCCCGGGTCACTGAGTCATGGTTTACGTGTGACAGAGCAAGGAGAGATGATCCGCTTTAAATTTGGTCTGACACCGGTCGCCATTCAAAGCTTGTCTCTGTACGCCAGTGCTATTATCGAAAATAACCTTTATCCGCCACCACAACCTAAGTCTGACTGGCGAGATGCCATGGCACTGCTGAGTGAGCAGTCTTGTAATCAGTATCGGGATTTTGTTCGCGGTAATGCAGACTTTGTGTCTTATTTTAGAGCCGCGACGCCTGAAATTGAGTTGGCGAAGCTACCTTTGGGTTCTCGTCCGGCTAAACGCAAACCTCAAGGTGGGATAGAAAGTCTTCGTGCCATTCCCTGGATCTTTGCCTGGAGTCAGAATCGCTTAATGTTACCAGCCTGGCTTGGTGCTTTGGCAGGTATACAAAGTGTTGTGAAGGCGCATAGTGAGGCGTTGCTGGGCGAGATGAGTGAGCAGTGGCCATTTTTCAGAACACGTCTTGAAATGCTGGAAATGGTATTTTGTAAAACAGATCTCTGGCTAAGCGAATACTATGATGAACGCCTGGTGCCAGCACAATTGCGCCCACTTGGAGAGTCTTTGCGAAAAGAACTCAAAGAGGCTACGCTCTTCATCGAAAAATATGCGCCAAAAGGTTCACTGCTGTCAGCACAACCTTGGATCCGTGAATCAATCGAATTACGAAATCCGTATACTGATCCACTTAATGTACTTCAGGTCGAATTACTTAAACGGACCAGAGATAAAGATAATCAGGACTTAGACAGTGCACTGATGATTACTATGATGGGTATTGCGGCTGGACTAAGAAATACGGGTTAA
- a CDS encoding tetratricopeptide repeat protein, whose translation MWQKLTYALAFVGLLANTPAAQAGLEEGIAAANAGQFDVALKEFRYLADMGYAPGIYELAKMHEGGYGVPRNPHKAAELMQQAVKLGSADAMFSLAVMYEQGKGVKVDKQKAVDLFMAAARKNMPAAQFNLGVMHANGDGVTQDYNQAKFWYERAAANNYTLAMFNLALLYYQGLGGEKNIQRSYIWNTLAEYNGYRPASTSRRLDEKSMSRSQREDAQEIADTIYHKIQAGTYIAGSQITED comes from the coding sequence ATGTGGCAAAAACTTACTTACGCACTGGCCTTTGTCGGCCTGCTCGCCAACACACCCGCTGCACAAGCCGGGCTCGAAGAAGGTATCGCAGCAGCCAATGCCGGACAATTTGATGTTGCGCTCAAAGAATTCAGATATCTTGCGGATATGGGATACGCACCGGGTATCTACGAGCTAGCCAAAATGCATGAAGGTGGATACGGTGTACCGAGAAATCCACATAAAGCAGCAGAGCTTATGCAGCAGGCGGTTAAGCTTGGCAGTGCCGACGCCATGTTTTCACTAGCGGTGATGTATGAGCAAGGCAAAGGTGTAAAAGTAGACAAGCAAAAAGCCGTCGACCTGTTTATGGCCGCTGCCAGAAAAAACATGCCGGCAGCCCAGTTTAACTTAGGAGTTATGCACGCCAATGGAGATGGTGTAACACAAGATTACAACCAGGCGAAGTTCTGGTATGAACGTGCTGCTGCAAATAACTATACACTGGCCATGTTCAATCTTGCGCTTCTGTACTATCAGGGACTCGGTGGAGAGAAGAACATTCAGCGCTCCTACATCTGGAACACGCTGGCAGAGTATAATGGCTATCGCCCTGCTTCAACCAGCCGCAGACTGGATGAGAAAAGCATGTCCCGCTCGCAGCGAGAAGATGCACAGGAGATAGCTGATACCATTTATCACAAAATCCAGGCCGGGACCTATATTGCAGGGTCGCAAATTACTGAAGACTAG